gggggaggaaggagggcgggagcaaagatcctacagcgagcaagatagtccactcgacggagaagacgtagtacggtcatgggcagattcgtggggtaatattcggccccatttccgtaaccggcttccgtctccgcaccaaagatcccgtagcggagcaaagatactagtgcggagacggaagccggttacggaaacatcctcgtaaaaataaaagttatttggtaaaaatcttctcgttTTTAGATTTATAATTTATTAATACAAACTGTTGATAACGTTGATCTGcgagtcgggtccggttactgaaatggccgacgttccgctccgttgcgtactacacgtcagcccattgcattgagcaggagtggtctatcttgctccgctataggatctttgggtggGAGCAGGACTGAGGggacggggtgggggggtgggagtgagggagggggatgggagtgagggaggggtggagagtggagggagggggctggagggggggggggggttgggagagagggaagatgaggggggtagagaggagggagggtTCTTGGTCTCTCAAATAGGTCGCTCACAATACCTGAGGGAGgggtggcagagagggaagggggaggagagaggggggcactCTGTGTGCGTCTGGACCCCAggatcccgtgtgtgtgtgtgtgtgtgtaactcagcgggacaggcagcatctctggagagaaggaacaggcgatgtatcgggtcgagaccctcctccagtctgaacccaaaacgtcgcccattccttctctccagagatgctgcctgtcccgctgagttactccagcactttgtgtctaccttcgattttaaccagcatctggagttctttcctcgctgtgtgtgtgtgtgtgtgtgtgtgtgtgtctgtctgtgtgtgtgtctgtctgtctgtctgtgtgtgtgtgtgtgtgtctgtgtgtgtgtgtgtctgtctgtgtgtgtctgtgtgtgtctgtctgtgtgtctctgtttgtgtgtgtgtgtctgtgtgtttgtgtgtgtgtgtgtgtgtgtgtgaatgtgtgtgtgtgtctgtatgtgtgtgtgtgtgtgtgtgtgtgtgtgtgtgtgtctgtgtgtgtgtgtgtgtgtctgtgtgtgtctgtgtgtgtgtgaaatttcgttcagaccgtaaggtctgaatgacaataaagggattcaattcaattcaatgtctgtgtgtgtgtgtgtgtgtctgtctgtgtgtgtctgtgtgtgtgtgtgtgtgtgtgtgtgtgtgtgtgtgtgtgtctgtctgtgtgtgtctgtctgtgtgtctgtctgtctgtgtgtctgtgtgtgtgtgtgtgtctgtgtgtgtgtgtgtgtgtgtgtgtgtgtgtgcgtgtgtcgggCCCTTGAGTTGTGTATGAGCAATGTTTGATTAACAAATCCTATTCTAAACACAGCTTCCATTTGTGAcactacattttttaaaaaatcattaaaAAGTAGAAGATAATGAAGTCGTTCTCTCACAGTTTCTTTGATAAATATGTATTTTTCATGTCATGAGATTTCGATGAATATGTTCTAAAATATTCAAGGAACACACAGAGCCATAAAGtcttaagggataggagcagaattaggccattcggcccatcaagtccactccgccattcaatcatggccgatctatctctccctcctaaccccattctcctgccttctccccacaacctctgacccccgcactaatcaagaatctatctatctatctctgccttaaaaatatccactgacttgtggcctccacagccgtctgtggcaaagaatcccaccctctgactaaagaatcctcctcatctccttcctaaaggaacgtcctttaattctgaggctgtgccctctggtcctagactctagactctcccactagtggaaacatcctctccacatccactccatccagggccGCCCACTATTCGgtgacgtttcaatgaggttcgtctaaactccagcgagtacaggcccagctccAACAAACGCTCaccgtacgttaacccactcattcatgggatcgttcttgtaaacctcctctggaccctctccagagctggcaacatccttcctcagatgtggggcccaaaactgctcacagtactccaaatgcggcctgaccagtgccttagagcaagacacagagggtggtgggtgcatggaacgagctgccggaggaggtaattgaggctgggactatcccaacgtttaagaaacagttagacaggtacatggataggacaggtttggagggatatggaccaagcgcgggcaggtaggactagtgcagctcggacatgttggccagtatgggcaagttgggccgaagggcctgtttccacactctatgactcagcgggccaggcagcatctctggagaagaaggatgggcGACACTTCGGGTCGAAACTCCCTtcttcagagtgctggaggaactcagcgggtcagacaggagaaaaatagcaataataataataataaaatagttAAAAAATAGGATTAACGATTAAAAAAAGAGTCAACAGAtaacaagaagggtttcggcccgaaatgttgcctatttccttcgctccatagatgctgcctcacccgctgagtttctccagcacttttgtctacagtcTACAGATAAGAGTAGTTTCAGTATTCGAGAAGCATGTAGTCAGTgtcatagccctgtcccacggtacgagttcattccaagagctctcccgagttaaaaaaaaatcaaactcgtggtaagcacggagaatgaacgtagcgggtacgtcggagctcggggacgtctcttagcggctcgtgacgctaacggcaggtactcgggaagactcgttaatggcaggtaagcacgggaagactcgtgaagatttttcaacgtgttaaaaaatgtccacgagagccccgagtaccgacgagcggccattactgtaaatctcagagttcgaatcagggcaaactcagggagaactcttggaatgaactcgtaccgtgggacaggggtttgagGGTGGGTTTGGAAGGTATTTGagagtttaaagggcctgtcccactgaggcgacttttcaggcgagtgcaggagactgagctCTCCACATGATCGCCGCATATTTGCCCCGTTTGCCACATGATCGTCACATGATCACCACATGAtcgtcacatggtcgccacatgttcgccacatggtcgtcacaTGTTCGCCGCATGGTCATCACATGTTCTTCACATGGTCATCGCATGATCGCCACATTTTTGCCACATGAtcgtcacatggtcgccacatgtttgccacATGGTTATCACATGTTcttcacatggttgccacatgatcGTCACATGTTCGCCGCATGGTCATCACATGTTCTTCACATGTTCACCACATGTTCTTCACATGTTCATCGCATGTTcttcacatggtcgccacatgttcttcacatggtcgccacatgatcACCACATGTTCGTCACATGTTTGCCACATATTCGTCACGTTTGCCACATGTTTGCCACATATTCGTCACAtgtttgccacatggtcgccacatgttcgctggtggtctcaggtgagtccccttcatggtcgcgaggagttccctcaTTCTGGCCTCAGTGTGGTCgccgtggggggggggaaggtcgcTGATCCTGTAGAGTCGCCGGCGCAGTTGTGGGTAGTTTTAGATCTAGTGAAGAGGGgaatcacatccccccccccccacacccccccactcaAAGTTGCAGAGTCCAGACCGCACCACATCATGATGAACTGGGGGTGAATGAAAATATAAAGAGCTAAAAAAATAGGGTTCACgacaataaaacaatgagattcgACGGATTGAAAGCAACAGACATTGTAGTAAACGCGTGTGGCGGGTGTAAGGGCGGGTTGAGGAGGTGTTTGAGGGTTTTATTGAAGATCTGCAGAGTTCGTCTCCCCCCCCCGCGGCCTCAAAGTGCCGAGACCCGACCGCACCACatcatgaggggggggggtgaataaaATAAAAGATAACGAGGGAGGATTAAAGATAATAAAACACACAGTTTGGACAGATAAGTGTAGTTAAAGTTATAAATGGCAGTAGTGAGTGGAATGGTGGGTTTGAGGAGGATTTGAGGGTTTTATTTAAGAGGTGATTctttctgtcccccccccccaggacctcaaatggccgaGTCCAGACCGCACCACATCCAGACACGGGGGGGGGGATTAAGTATAATAAAAGTGGTTTAAAAAACCGGATTAAAgagaataaaacaatgagatttaaCAAATAAGTGTAAATTAGATGTTGTAGGAGCGCGTATAGTGAGTGGAAGGAGGGATTCGGAAGGAGTTTGGGAGTTTTACTTAAGAGGtgattctttctctccccccccgggACCTCAAAGTGCCGAGTCCCGACCGCACCACATCATGATGTAGGGGGGGGTTGCAAACAAAAAAAAGCTTAAAAAAGGAGGGTTCAGGATAATAAAATAATCCGATTGAACGGATAAATGTAATTTTAATGTTGAAGAAGCGCGTAGTGGGTGTAAAGGCggttgaggaggtgttggagggtTTTATTGAAGATCTGCAGAAGTTCGTCTCCCCCCCCGCGGTCTCAAGGTGCCGAGACCCGACCGCACCACATCATGACGGGAGGGGGGGGTTAAGTATAATAAAAGTGGTTTAAAAAATAGGATTAAAgagaataaaacaatgagatcgAACAAATAAGTGTAAATTAGATGTTGCAGAAGCGCGTATAGTGAGTGAAAGGGTGGATTCGGAAGGAGTTTGGGGTTTTATGTAAGAGGtgattctctccaaaccccccctCCGGGACCTCAAATGGCCGAGTCCAGACCGCACCACATCATGACGGAGGGGGGGGGTAAGTATAATAAAAAGCGGTACAAAAATCGGATTAAAGACGATAAAAAACAACCAGATTCAATGAATGAGACGAATAAACAGATGGTTGTCGTGTGTAGTGAGTGTAAGGGCGGGTTTGGAAGGAGTTTGAGGGTTTTAGTGAAGAGgtgattctctcccccccccctcacggcctTAAAGTGCCGAGTCCCGGACCGCACCACATCCAGACacatgggggggggtggagtaaATAAAGTGATATAAAAGTCGGATTAAAGACACTAAAACGATCAGATTCaatgaaggagaggagggggggagggggttgtaccagtgtgtgtttgtgtggtggggggggagggtttgaTATGAGGAGGtgattctttctctttctctgcccccccccctctctctccgggcAGTGGGCGCGTCCACACAGGGGGGGTCACGTGGTCACTGTGGGGGCGGCGCGTGCGCAGTTGGTGAAGGATGATGGACGGGCCGGAGCCCGGGAGCTTCATGTCCGTCAACGTGACCGCGAACTGTGGAGGAAACCCCGCGAAGAGGACgatgtgagtggggggggggatgagggagggagagagggagagggaggaaaagaaaagaaaaaagaaaaaaaggaaagggggagagagagataaagagagagagggaaggacgcGAGAACGTGGGACCGCACCTGGAGAGAGaacgtataggagcagggaggttctactgcagttgtacagggtcttggtgagaccacacctggagtattgcgtacagttttggtctccaatctgaggaaagacattcttgccatagagggagtacagagaaggttcaccagactgattcctgggatgtcaggactttcatatgaagaaagactggatagactcggcttgtactcgctagaatttagaagattgagggggggatcttatagaaacttacaaaattctgaaggggttggacaggctagatgcaggaagattgttcccgatgttggggaagtccagaacaaggggtcacagtttaaggataagggggaaatcctttaaaaccgagatgagaagaacttttttattcacacacagagagtggtgaatctctggaattctctgccacagaaggtagttgaggccacacagttcattggctatatttaagagggagttagatgtggcccttgtggctaaaggggatcagggggtgtggagagaaggcagggatgggatactgagttggatgttgaatattgaatggcggtgctggtgcaggctcgaagggccgaatggcctctactcctgcacctattttctatgtttctatgaaggcatTGAACGTcccttgaaaaaaaaaaatccttcaatTATATAATAACCTGTCactacagggggagagagagcggagagagggagagggagagagaaggagagggagagagaagggaggagagaggagaggtaggaagaggggaaagagagggagggggagaaaggtaagaggaagagagagagagagagagagaagggaggagagaggagaggtgtcgttgggcaagacacttcacccacctttgcctgtgtgtgaatgtgtgtgagtgatcggtggtggtcggaggggccgtaggcgcagattggcagccacgcttccgtcagtctgccccagggcagctgtggctacagaagtagcttaccaccaccgagtgtgactgaggagtgaatgaataatgcgatgtaaagcgccttgagtattagaaaggcgctatataaatcccatccattattattattattaggaagaggggaaagagagggagggggagaaaggtaagaggaagagagagagagagggagggagtggatagAAACCCTGATCCTGATTCCAATGCTGAATTAATTGCTATGTCACgttgcttctctccggagatgcttcctgtcccgctgagtcactcaggcattttgtgtctaaaatccAACCTATCATTTGCTTTGATCGGCACAGAAAGCCCAGCattgtgaggctgtgccctctggtcctagactctcccaccagtggaaacatcctctccacatccactccatccagggcctttcaccattcgggggagatgagatgagatgagtgTGACTGTGTAACAGGGTGACTCAAACTGAACACAGGCCTCCAAATGTGTGGCCTGGCGAATGTCTTCTACcagatgatagaactttatttatcccaggagggaaattgatctgccaacagtcataaaaacacgagATAcacgatacatgaaattaaagtgacgagtggaaaggattgggggtgggggtcagTCTCTACCcctcgacagaagggggaggagttgtacagtttgacagccacagggaagaaggatcccctgtggcgttctgtgctgcatcttggtgggaccagtctgttgctgaaggtgctcctcaggttgaccagtgtgtcacggagggggtgtgagctgtgttgtccaggaagctccgcagtttgaggagtatCCTCCCGTCCGAGACCGACTCCCGTCCGAGATCGACCTCCTGTCCGACACCACCACAGAACATCTGCATCATCCCACTGCAGATGTTGAGGGAGCGGAGCACAGCCGTTCTCTGTCCCTTCTTGCACAGGGCCCCAGCGTTCCTGGAcccgtccagtttactgtcccagGTCGCTCCAAAGAATTTGTCCTCCCTGGTGAACCACACATCCacaccagattcagattcagattcagattcaattttaattgtcattgtcagtgtacagtacagagacaacgaaatgcatttagcatctccctggaagagcgacatagcaaatgtatttgaataaataataataagtgataataagtgtccggggggtgggggggtgattggcagtcaccgaggtacgttgttgagtagagtgacagccgccgggaagaagctgttcctggacctgctggttcggcaacggagagacctgtagcgcctcccggatggtaggagggtaaacagtccatggctggggtgagagcagtccttggcgatgctgagcgccctccgcagacaacgcttgctttggacagactcaatggaggggagcgaggaaccggtgatgcgttgggcaattttcaccaccctctgcaatgccttccggtcggagacagagcagttgccataccatactgtgatgcagttggtaaggatgctctcgatggtgcagcggtagaagttcaccattgatggagacgggACACAGGGAATGTTCCTCTCCTCATAAAGTCCACCAGCAACTCCTTagccttgtcggtgttgagccgcaggtgattcagcccacaccgctCAACAAAGTTGTTGTCTACACGTCTGTATTCAGTGTAATATACAGTTGTAACGTCAATATACTGGTGTAGCCACCTGTTGCTTcctgcagtgatgctgcctgagcaaCTGAGTCActgcaactctctctctctctctctctctgtctctctctctctgtctctgtctttgtctctctctccccctctctctctctctccccccctctctctccccccctctctctcgctccctttctcccgctccctctctccccctctcacctctctccccatctccgtatgtctctctctctgcctctatatgtatatatatatccccctccctctcccactctctctctccctccccctctctctctccacggtTCTTGCCCTCCCGTCCCTCACCCTCCCTGTGCCCACAGGAGCCCGATGGTGACGGGCACGTCGGTGCTGGGGGTGAAGTTTGACGGGGGGGTGATCCTCGCCGCCGACATGCTGGGCTCGTACGGATCCATGGCGCGCTTCCGCAACGTCTCGCGGCTGATGAAGGTGAACGAGGCGACGATCCTGGGGGCATCGGGCGACTACGCTGACTACCAGCACCTCAAGCAGGCCATCGAGCAGAtgatgtgagtgtgggggggCAGACCAGGGGCCGGCCGTCTTTGTAGccacaagagatgctgcctgacccgctgagttgaggcattttattttgtgtctggctTCGGGGGGGGAGACGGGCAGACCGTTGGATGGGGCGTCTGTTCATCTGTCGACCGCCATTTTGTTCCCCAGCATTGACGAAGACTTGCTCGGAGACGGCCACAGCTACAGCCCGAAAGCGATCCACTCCTGGCTGACCAGAGTCATGTATAACCGGTGAGTGAGAGGCCAGTGGAGATGGTGGAGAGGCCAAAATCTTCCTTAGACTTCCTACCTCGTCTGACCCAGCGCCATCGCCTCTGTAACACGcaacgtgctggaggatctcCGTTCAGCTCATGGATCCAAGGCCCAGGGAGGagtcgcagatgctggtttaaacgcaaGATAGACCccggaaaagctggagtaactcagcgggtcgggcagcatctctggagaataaagaaaaggtgatgtttcaggtcagactgaagaagggtctcgacacgaaacgtcacctcttcttgttctccaaagatgctgcccgacctgctgagttatgcccctgtcccactggggcaacctgaacggaaacctctggagactttgcgccccacacaaggtttcagtgcggttcccggaggtttttgtcagtctccctacctgcttccaccacctgcaacctccggcaaccacctgcaacctccgggaaccgcacggaaaccttgggtggggcgccaagtctccagaggtttccgttcaggtttcctaagtgggacaggggcattactccaactttttgtgtctatattccgaGTCGTTGGGTATTTTAAAATCGGAGATCGATGGGtccctgattagtacgggcgtctaaggtcacggggagaaggcgggaggatggggttgaagggggggggaaataagaccagccatgatcgaatggcagccatgattcgatgggccgaatggcctaactctgctcctatacagcgtgggaacaggcccttcggcccgacttgcccacgccgaccaacatgttcttagaataaaggggaggtcacttaagactgaggggagaaaaaagattgaaaagactgggcttgcattcactggagtttagaaggatgagggggaatcttatagaaacatataaaattataaaaggactggacaagctagatgcaggaaaaaaaatcccaattttggatgagtccagaaccaggggccacacacagtcttagaataaaggggaggtcatttaagactgaggtgagaaaaaactttttcacccagagagttgtgaatttgtggaattccctgccacagagggcagtggaggccacatcactggatggatttaagagagagttagatagagctctaggggctagtggagccaagggatatggggagaaggcaggcacgggttattgataggggacgatcagccatgatcacaatgaatggcggggctggctcgaagggccgaatggcctcctcctacacctattttctatgtttctatgccccatctacactagtcccacctgccatattgcgtttggcccatatccctccaaacccgtcctatccatgcacctgtctgaatgtttcttgaacgttgtgatagtcccggcctcaactctcccttcctccctctctgctTCTTTCCACAGGAGATCCCGGATGAATCCTCTGTGGAACACAGTCATCATCGGTGGAATAAACAATGGCGAGAGGTAACTCGATGAactgggagaggggtggggggagcagGTCTGGAGCATGTGAGGATTACTACGAGTTGCAAACTCACATGGACGAAGCAGTCATTGtttcaagcaaaaaaaaaaaaaatcttctgaAAATTTCCCTCCAACCTCAATTGAAACATTAATGTTTCAATGTTGTTCCTGTCCTCCAGCTAACGATGATCTATTcttcattttccttgatctccattccctttgccctgttttcacaccttcacacttcgTTGTgcatctatctccctcccccccccccccgacgtcagtctgaagaaatgtctcaacccgaaaagtcacccattgttattttttttacatatcttttgtATATCGACATCATCTTCTATATTTCTcgtctccctcacccctgactctcagtctgaggaagtgtctcgaTCTCGAAACGtcgccctctccttctctccagagatgctgcctgtcccgctgagttactccagcattttgtgcccatcttaaattttagttttgtttactgtcacgtgtacagtgaagagcttttgttacgagctaaccagtcagcggaaagacaatacatgattacagtcgatccatttacagtctcTAGATgcctgataagggaataacgattagtgcaaggtacagccaacaaggtccgatcaaggatagtccgagggtcatcaaagaggtagatggtgcatctacatcaggaggtgcaactccagagccaacaagatcatgggagaccccttccaccccagcaacggactgttccagctgctacggtcaggcaaacgcctccattgccatgctgtgagaacggagaggttgagaaggagtttcttcccagaggactgtaaactcctatctcaccagggactaactttacagtACCATTCtgcagtgttttgtttttttaaattgctgtattttttccctttttccttccgcccacaatatgtaatatgtaaaagaatatgtgattctgttggggaagtccaggacaaggggtcacagcttaaggataagggggaaatcctttaaaaccgagatgagaagaacttttttcacacagagagtggtgaatctctggaactccctgccacagagggtagtcgaggccagttcattggctttatttaagagggagttagatgtggcccttgtggctaaggggatcagagggtatggagagaaggcaggtacgggatactgagttggatgatcagccatgatcatattgaatggcggtgcaggctcgaagggccgaatggcctactcctgcacctaatttctatgtttgtagtttgtttgttagttttttgcacaaagtccacgagcatcgccacttttcatttcactgcacacctcgtatgtgtgtatgtgacgaataaacttgacttgacttgcgtagttcaggaccgctctctggttgaggtaggatggttcatttgcctgataacagccgggaagaaactgcccctgaatctctcACCTAGCCCGCAGCCAACAACGGCCACTTTCCTTTGTCATCGGTACTTATTTGccgatctttcattcatttgttctgcatccctgtctatatctctcgtttccctctccccccgactctcagtctgaagaaggctctcgacccgaaacgtcacctattcctttccactagagatgctgcctgacccactgagtttctccagctattcGCGTCTTtcttctgaagaacatggataggtgacagtctgaagaagggtcccgacccagaaaGTCAccgagctttagtttagtttattgtcacgtttattgTGTGTTATCTTCTTATTCTTTCGTgtggcctaaagttgttggacaacttgttctatttgatcttccgtttgtgcaagtcgagttgattgcattagtcgaaacagggcggaccacgtgaaggttgcaatcttcaaccccgtgtgttatccagtcagcagaaagacgatacatgattagaatcaatCTGCCCactgtgtgcagatacaggataaagggaataacgtttagtgcaagataaagtcccgctgagttcttccagcacttaggaaagcagcatctgcagttctacacTGTCTACATTAAGGCAATGGGGAATGTTAAATGGCCTACATCAAACCAGAAGTCTTCAGCTTTAATTATTCCACACCATTGTGATAGAAATGAAAGATCAGGCAGGTATCAAAGTTGGTGCCtcccggcgccagagacccgggttcgatcctgaccttgattgctgtctgtacggagtttgcatgttctccccgtgactgcttggtttccttccacgtcctacaataaaggggaggccatttaagactgaggtgagaaaaaaactttttcacccagagttgtgaatttgtggaattccctgccacagagggcagtggaggccaaatcattggatggattgaagagagagttagatagagctctaggggctagtgg
This genomic interval from Amblyraja radiata isolate CabotCenter1 unplaced genomic scaffold, sAmbRad1.1.pri scaffold_682_ctg1, whole genome shotgun sequence contains the following:
- the LOC116970259 gene encoding proteasome subunit beta type-4-like; the encoded protein is MMDGPEPGSFMSVNVTANCGGNPAKRTMSPMVTGTSVLGVKFDGGVILAADMLGSYGSMARFRNVSRLMKVNEATILGASGDYADYQHLKQAIEQMIIDEDLLGDGHSYSPKAIHSWLTRVMYNRRSRMNPLWNTVIIGGINNGESFLGYVDKLGVAYEAPTVATGFGAYLAQPLMRQVAENNAVISKDEARQLIERCLKVLYYRDARSYNRYQLATVTAAGVEIEGPLTSETNWDIAHMISGFE